The following coding sequences are from one Myxococcales bacterium window:
- a CDS encoding thioredoxin family protein → MALTSCMLPLGTVAPDFTLPDVDGQPVSLAAARARAFVVMFICNHCPFVKHVAPALAALGRDYAGRDVAIFAINANDPDRYPEDSPEKMAAEKAARGYVFPYLFDETQAVARAYQAACTPDFFVFDANRALVYRGQLDDSRPGNDRPVTGSDLRAAIDAVLEGRAVAALQKPSIGCGIKWKPGFEPPLT, encoded by the coding sequence ATGGCCCTGACCTCCTGCATGTTGCCGCTGGGCACCGTGGCGCCGGACTTCACCCTGCCCGATGTGGACGGCCAGCCGGTCTCGCTGGCGGCGGCGCGCGCCCGCGCCTTCGTGGTGATGTTCATCTGCAACCACTGCCCCTTCGTCAAGCACGTGGCCCCGGCGCTTGCAGCGCTTGGCCGCGACTACGCCGGAAGGGACGTGGCGATCTTCGCGATCAACGCGAACGATCCCGATCGCTACCCCGAAGACAGCCCGGAGAAGATGGCCGCCGAAAAAGCCGCGCGGGGCTACGTTTTCCCTTACCTTTTCGACGAAACGCAGGCGGTGGCCCGTGCCTATCAGGCCGCCTGTACACCTGATTTTTTCGTCTTTGATGCGAACCGCGCCTTGGTCTACCGGGGGCAGCTCGACGACAGCCGGCCGGGCAACGATCGCCCCGTTACGGGGTCCGACCTGCGCGCCGCGATCGACGCCGTGCTGGAGGGCCGTGCCGTTGCGGCGCTCCAGAAGCCTTCGATCGGCTGCGGGATCAAGTGGAAGCCGGGCTTCGAGCCGCCGCTGACATGA
- a CDS encoding CBS domain-containing protein, which translates to MNVEKVMNRQVPVCRPHDSVDSALRRMLDGGLESLPVVDRLGHLVGVVSAEAARTAVRRWSGASHTMPVDTVMARQAPSCRPSDALGDVETTLAHYGAPSIPVIDDGGRFLGLVFAVDAPFTAAALRASAKKSSGSLRAA; encoded by the coding sequence ATGAACGTTGAAAAGGTGATGAATCGACAGGTTCCAGTCTGCCGGCCCCACGACTCCGTGGACTCGGCGTTGCGACGGATGCTCGACGGGGGGCTCGAGAGCCTTCCGGTCGTGGACCGTCTTGGCCACCTGGTGGGCGTGGTCTCGGCTGAAGCGGCCCGCACCGCCGTGCGCCGCTGGTCGGGGGCGTCTCACACCATGCCGGTCGACACCGTCATGGCCCGACAGGCCCCGAGCTGCCGGCCCTCGGACGCCCTCGGCGATGTCGAGACTACCTTGGCGCACTACGGAGCCCCTTCGATTCCCGTGATCGACGACGGCGGGCGTTTTCTGGGGTTGGTGTTCGCAGTGGACGCGCCCTTCACGGCGGCTGCGCTGCGGGCGTCGGCGAAGAAGTCGAGCGGCTCTCTGCGGGCCGCCTGA
- a CDS encoding ATP-dependent DNA helicase, whose product MSARFPDVAGHVAALESQWALSPGDPACRASVEAGLAELRVAWREQPHIFAPDVLARLAKLAKVIKRAHEGPVPMHVALGALKETFGYDRFRPGQHEIIEAVLAGRDCVGIMPTGAGKSLTYQIPARVLGGTTLVVSPLIALMKDQVDGVNEYGLRATYLNSSLPPEERRRREEGLATGAYELVYAAPEGIEASVGRALSRARIRLVAVDEAHCISQWGHDFRPAYRNLAGLKRKFGGLPVLALTATATPEVGRDIIEQLGMDNPVTFRGSFFRPNLRLHAYKKGDGQTKTRDSILSIIRSRRGESGIVYCITRKSVESISTFLQESGIKAAAYHAGLEPRERDRVQEAFLRDDYDVVVATIAFGMGINKSNIRYVIHRDMPRSVESYYQEIGRAGRDGLDADCVLFYSWADVMSYDRFGEDGPAEAAARNRAQTREMFEMAERRLCRHQAIVRYLGETLPPCVKSCDVCADWDLLDTLPAAKAARGPVLARLEASLGGRVPLETGGADGELFARLKTLRKRLADERKLPAYIVFSDATLRAMALNRPRSLDEFLTLPGVGPKKLAEYGEAFLRELQSGS is encoded by the coding sequence GTGTCAGCGCGATTCCCAGATGTGGCCGGCCACGTGGCCGCGCTCGAATCCCAATGGGCCTTGAGCCCAGGAGATCCTGCGTGCCGCGCCAGCGTGGAAGCCGGACTGGCCGAGCTGCGCGTGGCCTGGCGGGAGCAGCCCCACATCTTTGCCCCCGACGTCTTGGCGCGCCTGGCCAAGCTGGCGAAGGTCATCAAGCGCGCGCACGAAGGCCCGGTGCCCATGCACGTGGCCCTGGGGGCCCTCAAAGAGACCTTTGGCTACGATCGCTTTCGCCCCGGACAGCACGAGATCATCGAAGCCGTGTTGGCCGGGCGCGACTGTGTGGGCATCATGCCCACGGGTGCAGGCAAATCGCTCACCTATCAAATTCCGGCCCGCGTGTTGGGGGGCACCACGCTGGTGGTCTCACCGCTCATCGCGCTGATGAAAGATCAGGTGGATGGCGTCAACGAATACGGGCTGCGCGCCACCTACCTCAACAGCAGCCTGCCCCCCGAAGAACGACGCCGCCGCGAAGAGGGGCTGGCCACCGGCGCTTACGAGCTGGTCTACGCCGCCCCTGAAGGCATCGAAGCGTCGGTGGGACGCGCGCTGTCCCGGGCGCGCATTCGCCTCGTGGCGGTAGACGAGGCCCACTGCATCAGCCAGTGGGGCCACGATTTTCGGCCTGCCTACCGCAACCTCGCGGGGCTCAAGCGCAAGTTCGGAGGGCTTCCCGTGTTGGCGCTCACCGCCACCGCCACCCCCGAAGTGGGCCGCGACATCATCGAGCAGCTGGGCATGGACAACCCCGTGACGTTTCGGGGCAGCTTTTTTCGCCCGAACCTGCGCCTGCACGCCTACAAAAAAGGTGACGGCCAAACGAAGACCCGCGACAGCATCCTCAGCATCATCCGGAGCCGGCGCGGCGAAAGTGGCATCGTTTATTGCATTACCCGCAAGTCCGTCGAAAGCATCAGCACCTTCTTGCAGGAATCCGGGATCAAGGCCGCCGCGTACCACGCAGGGCTCGAGCCGCGCGAGCGCGATCGCGTGCAAGAGGCGTTTTTGCGCGACGATTACGACGTGGTGGTGGCCACCATCGCCTTTGGGATGGGCATCAACAAGTCGAACATCCGCTACGTGATCCACCGGGACATGCCTCGCTCGGTCGAGAGCTACTATCAGGAGATCGGACGTGCCGGCCGCGACGGGCTCGACGCCGATTGTGTGCTGTTCTACTCGTGGGCCGACGTGATGAGCTACGACCGCTTCGGGGAGGACGGGCCCGCCGAGGCCGCCGCGCGCAACCGCGCCCAGACGCGGGAGATGTTCGAGATGGCCGAGCGACGCCTGTGCCGGCACCAGGCGATCGTGCGTTATCTCGGGGAGACCCTGCCCCCCTGCGTGAAGTCCTGTGACGTGTGCGCGGACTGGGACCTGCTCGACACCTTGCCCGCGGCCAAAGCCGCGCGCGGACCCGTGCTGGCGCGGCTCGAGGCGAGCCTGGGAGGCCGTGTCCCCCTCGAGACGGGGGGCGCCGATGGCGAGCTCTTCGCGCGCCTCAAGACCCTGCGCAAGCGTTTGGCCGACGAGCGCAAGCTGCCGGCCTACATCGTGTTTTCGGACGCCACCTTGCGGGCGATGGCCCTTAACCGCCCGCGCTCGCTCGACGAGTTCCTGACCCTGCCCGGGGTGGGACCGAAAAAGCTCGCCGAGTATGGCGAGGCGTTTTTGCGCGAACTGCAAAGCGGCTCGTAG
- the smpB gene encoding SsrA-binding protein SmpB — translation MPAPSKTANKASGKGGSKSASPDAIKVLARNKRARHEYHVDETLEAGLVLVGSEVKAIRDGKVNLTDAFAEISNGEAWLHQVDVSVYVWAHVRNHEPRRRRKLLMHRRELDRLAGKLRQKGFTLVPLALYDKGGRLKVELALVTGKQDWDRRDDLKKKDATREIDRALASRRR, via the coding sequence GTGCCTGCGCCGAGCAAGACAGCGAACAAAGCGTCCGGAAAAGGGGGAAGCAAGTCAGCGTCCCCCGATGCGATCAAGGTGCTGGCGCGGAACAAGCGCGCCCGCCACGAGTACCATGTTGATGAAACGCTCGAGGCCGGCCTCGTGCTGGTGGGTTCGGAGGTCAAGGCCATCCGCGACGGCAAGGTGAACTTGACCGATGCGTTCGCGGAGATCAGCAACGGTGAGGCGTGGCTGCATCAGGTGGACGTGTCCGTCTACGTGTGGGCGCATGTCCGCAACCACGAACCCCGCCGTCGACGCAAGTTGCTCATGCACCGACGTGAGCTGGATCGGTTGGCGGGCAAGCTGCGACAAAAGGGCTTCACGCTCGTGCCGCTGGCCCTCTACGACAAGGGCGGGCGGCTCAAGGTCGAGCTAGCCCTCGTCACGGGCAAACAAGACTGGGACCGGCGCGACGACCTCAAGAAAAAGGACGCCACGCGCGAGATCGACCGGGCGCTGGCGAGCCGCCGCCGCTGA